Proteins from a genomic interval of Orbaceae bacterium lpD02:
- the lplT gene encoding lysophospholipid transporter LplT: MNNQTLLSKGMLATMFAQFFSAFADNALLFAILALIKTLDYPQWSKPVLQIVFVVAFIVSAPFVGQIADRFSKGRVMLCANAIKLFGALIICIGINPFLGYVLVGIGAACYSPAKYGILGELTSGDNLVKANGLIEGSTIAAILLGSVAGGYIADFDVSISIIACVMVFAIAMGANLFIPKLAPAKMSVSWNILLMIKSFIQSANILLSHKQARITLIGTSLFWGAGITLRFLLIDWVPIALGISDNKTPTILNAVVAVGIVIGAGLAAKFVSMKRSMRCIPAGILMGITVICFSVQNNMAISYLLLVVIGMLGGYFLVPLNALLQTIGKQTIGAGSAIAVQNCGEYSGMMIMLGLYSVVVALAIPTIWIGVSFGIVFSLAITALWLCANKNKTMPS, from the coding sequence ATGAATAATCAAACGTTATTAAGCAAAGGAATGCTGGCAACAATGTTTGCCCAGTTTTTTTCTGCTTTTGCCGATAATGCATTACTTTTTGCAATACTTGCACTAATTAAAACCTTGGATTATCCCCAGTGGAGTAAACCTGTTTTACAGATAGTCTTTGTTGTTGCTTTTATCGTTTCGGCGCCTTTTGTGGGGCAAATCGCCGATCGGTTTTCTAAAGGGCGGGTAATGTTGTGCGCTAATGCAATCAAATTATTTGGCGCATTAATAATTTGTATCGGTATTAATCCGTTTTTGGGTTATGTGCTAGTAGGGATTGGTGCGGCGTGTTATTCACCTGCTAAATATGGCATTTTAGGTGAATTAACCAGCGGCGATAATTTGGTCAAAGCCAATGGCTTAATCGAAGGCTCGACTATCGCCGCTATTTTACTTGGTAGCGTTGCAGGCGGATATATTGCCGATTTCGATGTGTCAATATCCATTATTGCGTGTGTGATGGTGTTTGCTATTGCAATGGGTGCAAACTTATTTATCCCCAAGCTAGCACCGGCTAAAATGAGTGTGAGTTGGAATATTCTCTTGATGATTAAAAGCTTTATTCAGTCAGCTAATATTTTATTAAGCCATAAGCAAGCTAGGATCACATTGATTGGCACGAGCCTTTTTTGGGGGGCAGGTATTACGTTGCGCTTTTTGCTAATTGATTGGGTCCCCATCGCACTCGGCATTAGTGATAATAAAACACCGACTATTTTAAATGCGGTTGTCGCGGTCGGTATTGTTATTGGTGCGGGCTTGGCAGCAAAATTTGTTAGCATGAAGCGCAGTATGCGCTGTATTCCCGCAGGCATATTGATGGGAATTACCGTAATTTGCTTTTCGGTGCAAAATAATATGGCTATTTCATACTTATTACTGGTCGTTATTGGTATGCTTGGTGGCTACTTTTTAGTTCCTCTTAATGCTTTATTACAAACTATAGGCAAACAAACTATCGGTGCTGGCAGCGCGATTGCGGTACAAAACTGTGGAGAGTATAGCGGGATGATGATCATGCTTGGTTTGTATTCTGTAGTCGTTGCATTAGCCATACCGACAATTTGGATTGGGGTGAGCTTTGGTATAGTATTTTCGCTAGCGATTACTGCGCTATGGCTATGTGCAAATAAAAATAAGACTATGCCGTCATAA
- the aas gene encoding bifunctional acyl-ACP--phospholipid O-acyltransferase/long-chain-fatty-acid--ACP ligase, protein MVFKIIKIILKVLFHVRITGNINNFNHDRLIITSNHVSFLDGVLLGVFLPIRPVFAIYSGYIDHWLVKLAKRYADFVPMDPTNPMAIKRLVRQIEKGRPVVIFPEGRITITGSLMKIYDGAAFVAAKSNATIVPVWIEGAEFTMTSRLKGVFRRRLFPSITIHVLEPKHIAMPIAAKASERRYIAGEKLHQIMMEARMESRPKQTLFDALLESQVRYGAKSSIAQDPTSKHLSYRQLLKQILAVSCIIEKLTSRQERVGVLLPNAVISVATIFALSLKHRIPAMLNYTAGEHGLNCAVKAAEIKTIITSKKFLTKGKLDHLLDEINGVKWCFLEDQKASLTLGNKIWVLIHQFMPRLLKHSHHYNDEALVLFTSGSEGAPKGVVHSHASLLANVEQIRSIIDPMPSDRFMSALPLFHAFGLTAGLLLPLFSGSKVFLYPNPLHYKMVPEIIYDQNCTVLFGTPTFLANYARYAHPYDFMRLRYVVAGAEKLAESIREVWKTKFGIRLLEGYGVTECAPVVSLNVPMAYKAGTVGRALPGMVTRLIPVSGIEQGGRLQLQGPNVMKGYLLADKPGQLVTPSATDSNGHLEKGWYDTGDIVDIDSDGFITIKGRLKRFAKIAGEMVSLESVEALAKMVDSEAMHGASIKTDSAKGEAIVLFSTSAHLNREKLSQAAQLQGIPALAVPRDIRVVKQLPLLGTGKVDFITLRKMAEQS, encoded by the coding sequence ATGGTCTTTAAGATTATAAAAATTATTCTAAAAGTTTTATTCCATGTTCGTATCACCGGTAATATCAACAATTTTAATCATGATAGATTAATTATTACCTCAAATCATGTTTCTTTCCTTGATGGCGTTTTATTAGGGGTGTTTTTACCCATTCGGCCAGTATTTGCTATCTATTCTGGCTATATTGACCATTGGTTAGTTAAGTTAGCTAAGCGCTATGCCGATTTTGTACCAATGGATCCAACTAATCCTATGGCGATTAAGCGCCTTGTTAGGCAAATTGAAAAAGGGCGCCCAGTTGTTATTTTCCCTGAAGGCCGTATTACTATCACAGGTTCTTTAATGAAAATTTATGATGGCGCGGCATTTGTTGCAGCAAAATCAAATGCCACAATTGTACCTGTTTGGATTGAAGGCGCAGAGTTTACCATGACTAGCCGATTGAAGGGAGTATTTAGACGGCGCTTATTCCCCAGCATTACGATCCATGTTCTCGAACCTAAACATATTGCTATGCCAATAGCCGCAAAAGCAAGCGAGCGCCGCTATATTGCAGGTGAAAAACTCCATCAAATAATGATGGAAGCGAGAATGGAAAGCCGCCCGAAGCAAACGCTGTTTGATGCCTTACTCGAATCGCAAGTTAGGTATGGCGCCAAATCCTCTATTGCACAAGATCCGACCAGTAAGCATTTATCTTATCGGCAACTATTAAAACAGATTTTAGCTGTTAGTTGTATTATTGAAAAGCTAACCAGTCGCCAAGAGCGGGTAGGGGTTCTGCTGCCAAATGCCGTCATCAGTGTTGCTACCATTTTTGCGTTATCGTTAAAACATCGAATACCGGCAATGCTTAATTATACAGCGGGTGAACATGGCCTAAATTGCGCAGTAAAAGCGGCGGAAATAAAAACAATTATTACTTCAAAAAAATTCCTAACCAAAGGTAAGTTAGACCACTTGCTTGATGAAATTAATGGCGTTAAATGGTGTTTTTTGGAAGATCAAAAAGCGTCTTTAACGCTGGGTAATAAAATTTGGGTACTCATCCATCAATTTATGCCTCGCTTACTTAAGCATAGTCACCATTATAATGATGAAGCGCTTGTGCTTTTCACATCAGGATCCGAGGGCGCGCCAAAGGGGGTAGTTCATTCGCATGCGAGTTTGTTAGCCAATGTTGAACAGATACGTAGCATCATTGATCCGATGCCGAGTGATCGCTTCATGTCGGCATTACCACTATTCCACGCTTTTGGATTAACTGCTGGACTGTTATTACCGCTTTTTTCTGGCAGTAAAGTATTTTTATACCCTAATCCATTGCACTATAAAATGGTGCCAGAAATTATCTATGACCAAAACTGTACCGTATTATTTGGTACACCTACGTTCTTAGCTAATTATGCCCGTTATGCTCATCCGTATGATTTTATGCGTTTGCGTTATGTTGTTGCTGGTGCAGAAAAACTGGCAGAAAGTATCCGTGAAGTGTGGAAAACCAAATTTGGTATTCGCCTTCTTGAAGGCTATGGCGTTACAGAATGCGCGCCAGTGGTTTCTTTAAATGTGCCGATGGCCTATAAAGCTGGCACGGTTGGCCGAGCCCTCCCAGGCATGGTAACGAGATTAATTCCCGTGTCAGGAATTGAGCAGGGCGGTAGATTACAACTGCAAGGCCCCAATGTGATGAAAGGATATTTATTGGCCGATAAACCCGGACAATTAGTGACGCCAAGTGCTACAGATAGTAACGGTCATCTTGAAAAAGGTTGGTATGATACCGGCGATATTGTTGATATCGATAGTGATGGCTTTATTACTATCAAAGGACGATTAAAACGATTTGCTAAAATTGCAGGTGAAATGGTGTCATTAGAAAGCGTTGAAGCATTAGCTAAAATGGTTGATAGCGAGGCAATGCACGGTGCATCAATTAAAACCGATAGCGCAAAAGGCGAGGCGATAGTTTTATTTAGTACTTCAGCGCATCTTAATCGGGAAAAACTAAGCCAAGCAGCGCAGTTACAGGGTATTCCCGCACTCGCGGTTCCTCGTGATATTCGCGTCGTTAAACAGCTCCCTTTGCTCGGTACCGGTAAAGTTGATTTTATCACGCTGCGTAAAATGGCAGAACAAAGCTAA
- the rpsO gene encoding 30S ribosomal protein S15, which yields MSLSTEAKAKLVAEFGRGTNDTGSTEVQVALLTANINELQSHFAEHKKDHHSRRGLLRMVSSRRKLLDYLKRTDVERYSQLIQKLGLRR from the coding sequence ATGTCTCTAAGTACAGAAGCTAAGGCAAAATTAGTCGCAGAATTTGGACGTGGCACGAATGATACTGGTTCGACAGAAGTTCAAGTTGCACTTTTAACGGCTAACATTAATGAACTACAAAGCCATTTTGCTGAACATAAAAAAGATCACCATAGCCGTCGTGGTTTATTACGTATGGTTTCTAGCCGTCGTAAATTACTTGATTATCTAAAACGTACTGATGTTGAGCGTTATAGTCAATTAATTCAAAAATTAGGCTTACGTCGCTAA
- the purM gene encoding phosphoribosylformylglycinamidine cyclo-ligase, with the protein MSDKTSLSYKDAGVDIDAGNELVNRIKHVVKETRRKEVMGGLGGFGALCAIPQKYKEPILVSGTDGVGTKLRLAIDLNCHDSIGIDLVAMCVNDLIVQGAEPLFFLDYYATGKLDVDIAATVVTGIAEGCKQAGCALVGGETAEMPGMYHANDYDIAGFCVGVVERAKIIDGSKVQDGDAIIALASSGPHSNGYSLIRKIIQVSGKQPADEQLEGKPLANHLLAPTKIYVKSILNLIEQVNIHAIAHITGGGFWENIPRILPNNMQAIINENSWQWPAVFHWLKQAGNVDKHEMYRTFNCGVGLIVVVPKNQVHRAIELLHEQGETAWLIGEIKSSHLADHVIIK; encoded by the coding sequence ATGTCAGACAAAACGTCTTTAAGCTATAAAGATGCTGGGGTTGATATTGATGCCGGCAATGAATTAGTCAACCGAATTAAACATGTCGTAAAAGAGACTCGTCGTAAAGAGGTAATGGGTGGATTAGGTGGCTTTGGCGCCTTATGTGCTATCCCGCAAAAATATAAAGAGCCGATCTTAGTTTCAGGTACTGATGGTGTTGGAACAAAGCTTCGCTTAGCTATCGATTTAAACTGCCATGATTCAATTGGTATCGATTTAGTCGCTATGTGTGTTAACGATTTAATTGTTCAAGGTGCTGAACCGCTATTTTTTCTTGACTACTATGCGACAGGTAAACTTGATGTAGATATCGCGGCAACCGTTGTTACAGGTATTGCCGAAGGGTGTAAACAAGCTGGCTGTGCACTCGTCGGTGGTGAAACCGCTGAAATGCCAGGTATGTATCACGCCAATGACTACGATATCGCTGGATTTTGTGTTGGTGTGGTCGAAAGAGCCAAAATTATTGATGGTAGTAAAGTGCAAGATGGGGATGCGATTATTGCGTTAGCATCCAGTGGTCCACACTCAAATGGTTATTCCTTAATACGCAAAATTATTCAAGTAAGCGGTAAACAGCCAGCTGATGAACAGCTAGAGGGTAAACCACTTGCCAACCACTTACTTGCACCAACCAAAATTTATGTTAAATCTATCCTTAATTTAATTGAACAGGTAAATATCCATGCTATTGCCCATATTACGGGCGGCGGCTTTTGGGAAAATATTCCACGCATCTTACCTAACAATATGCAAGCGATTATTAATGAAAATAGTTGGCAATGGCCAGCCGTATTCCACTGGCTAAAGCAAGCTGGTAATGTCGACAAGCATGAAATGTACCGTACATTTAACTGCGGCGTTGGTTTAATTGTTGTAGTGCCGAAAAATCAAGTTCACCGTGCCATTGAATTATTACACGAACAAGGCGAAACAGCGTGGCTAATTGGTGAGATTAAATCCTCTCATTTGGCGGATCACGTTATCATAAAATAG
- the purN gene encoding phosphoribosylglycinamide formyltransferase, producing the protein MKKIVILVSGSGSNLQAIIDACERQQIAGHIVAVISNKADAFALERAKLAHIPSHVISHLDYPSREQFDEAVAKKIAYYQPDLIVLAGYMRILTADFINRYAGKILNIHPSLLPKYPGLNTHHRAIVSGDKEHGTTVHFVTKELDGGPIILQAKVPIFSDDKEQDVIDRVLTQEHQIYPLVIKWFCSDRLIMLNDKAYLDKQEIAAGGYGSDD; encoded by the coding sequence ATGAAAAAAATAGTTATACTTGTTTCAGGTAGCGGTTCAAACTTACAGGCAATTATCGATGCTTGCGAGCGGCAACAAATTGCCGGACACATTGTTGCAGTAATAAGTAATAAAGCTGATGCCTTTGCCCTTGAACGGGCAAAATTAGCCCATATCCCCAGCCATGTCATTAGCCATTTGGATTATCCATCTCGAGAACAATTTGATGAAGCGGTTGCGAAAAAAATTGCTTATTATCAGCCAGACTTAATTGTTCTGGCTGGTTATATGCGCATTTTAACGGCTGATTTTATTAATCGCTATGCCGGGAAAATATTAAATATTCACCCCTCTTTATTGCCGAAATATCCAGGACTTAATACCCACCACAGAGCGATAGTGTCTGGAGATAAAGAACATGGTACAACCGTCCATTTTGTAACCAAAGAGCTTGATGGCGGCCCTATTATTTTGCAAGCTAAAGTCCCCATTTTTAGTGATGATAAGGAGCAAGATGTCATTGATCGCGTGTTAACACAAGAGCATCAAATTTATCCTTTGGTGATTAAATGGTTCTGTAGCGATCGCTTAATAATGCTAAATGATAAAGCTTACTTAGATAAACAAGAAATTGCAGCTGGTGGTTATGGGAGTGATGATTAA